A section of the Papio anubis isolate 15944 chromosome 4, Panubis1.0, whole genome shotgun sequence genome encodes:
- the LOC101024529 gene encoding neuronal-specific septin-3, with protein MKLTIIDTPGFGDQINNENCWEPIEKYINEQYEKFLKEEVNIARKKRIPDTRVHCWLYFISPTGHSLRPLDLEFMKHLSKVVNIIPVIAKADTMTLEEKSEFKQRVRKELEVNGTEFYPQKEFDEDLEDKTENDKIRQESMPFAVVGSDKEYQVNGKRVLGRKTPWGIIEVENLNHCEFALLRDFVIRTHLQDLKEVTHNIHYETYRAKRLNDNGGLPPVSVDTEESHDSNP; from the coding sequence ATGAAGCTGACCATCATCGACACCCCGGGCTTTGGAGACCAAATCAACAATGAAAACTGCTGGGAGCCCATTGAGAAGTACATCAATGAGCAGTACGAGAAATTCCTGAAGGAGGAGGTGAACATCGCCAGGAAGAAACGCATCCCTGACACTCGTGTCCACTGCTGGCTTTACTTCATCTCCCCCACAGGACACTCCTTGCGACCTCTGGATCTCGAGTTCATGAAACACCTCAGCAAGGTTGTGAACATCATCCCTGTCATCGCTAAGGCTGACACCATGACCCTGGAGGAGAAGTCTGAATTCAAGCAGAGGGTTCGCAAGGAGCTTGAAGTAAATGGCACTGAATTCTACCCCCAGAAGGAATTTGATGAGGATTTGGAGGATAAGACGGAGAATGACAAAATCAGGCAGGAGAGCATGCCTTTTGCTGTGGTGGGAAGTGACAAGGAGTACCAAGTGAATGGCAAAAGGGTCCTCGGCCGAAAAACTCCATGGGGGATCATCGAAGTGGAAAACCTCAATCACTGTGAGTTTGCCCTGCTTCGAGACTTTGTCATCAGGACCCACCTCCAGGACCTCAAGGAAGTGACACACAACATCCACTATGAGACTTACAGGGCCAAGCGGCTCAATGACAATGGAGGCCTCCCTCCGGTGAGCGTGGACACAGAGGAAAGCCACGACAGTAACCCATGA